One segment of Anatilimnocola aggregata DNA contains the following:
- a CDS encoding SDR family oxidoreductase, with amino-acid sequence MASGFLEQLFGLNGQTAVVIGGTGVLGGALAEGLAQAGANVIVAGRSHERGAERVAAIEQAGGRGLYLEVNAEQRESVQQLLRSTLARFGKVDMLVNCAGTNSAVPYAEITDEQWNSVVTSQLFTTHLGCQIFAPQMAQQADGGSILNIGSVTSHLPLSRVFAYSAAKAAVINLTKNVAREYATQKVRVNAICPGFFPAEQNRKILDAQRVENIMRQTPMARFGEPKELVAAAILLLSRAGGSFITGEDLYVDGGFTSMRF; translated from the coding sequence ATGGCGAGTGGTTTTCTAGAACAGCTGTTTGGACTGAATGGACAGACAGCTGTCGTGATTGGCGGAACGGGCGTACTTGGCGGCGCGCTGGCCGAAGGGCTAGCTCAGGCAGGGGCTAATGTCATCGTGGCCGGCCGCTCTCACGAACGTGGTGCAGAGCGCGTTGCCGCGATTGAGCAGGCCGGTGGTCGCGGGCTCTATTTGGAAGTGAATGCCGAGCAGCGCGAGTCAGTTCAGCAACTCCTGCGCAGCACCCTTGCCCGCTTTGGCAAGGTCGACATGCTGGTCAATTGCGCGGGGACCAACTCGGCCGTTCCCTATGCCGAGATAACCGACGAACAGTGGAACTCGGTGGTTACGAGTCAACTCTTTACCACACACCTGGGTTGTCAGATCTTCGCGCCTCAAATGGCCCAGCAGGCCGATGGCGGCAGCATTCTGAATATCGGCAGCGTGACCTCGCACTTGCCGCTGTCGCGCGTCTTCGCTTATTCAGCAGCCAAGGCGGCGGTCATCAACCTGACGAAGAACGTCGCGCGCGAATACGCCACGCAGAAAGTCCGGGTCAACGCGATTTGCCCAGGCTTTTTCCCGGCCGAACAGAACCGGAAAATTCTCGATGCCCAGCGTGTCGAGAATATCATGCGGCAAACGCCGATGGCCCGCTTTGGCGAACCCAAGGAACTGGTCGCCGCTGCGATTCTGCTTCTCTCCCGTGCTGGTGGCTCGTTTATCACGGGTGAAGACTTGTACGTCGATGGTGGTTTCACTTCAATGCGATTCTAA
- the zwf gene encoding glucose-6-phosphate dehydrogenase: MPHTVVIFGASGDLTSRKLIPALYLLHQKGRLPKETRVVGVARTPFSHDAWRAELETSTKKFTGKEFDATAWQTFASTIFYQRGDIDDAASFTALKSFLETDIEKGAPASRLYYLSTSPTLYEAAIEQLGAAGMAEESQGVRRIIIEKPFGTNLASAKALNIATHKVFSEKQVYRIDHYLGKETVQNLLVLRFANTIFEPIWNRNYIDHVQITVAEEVEVGSRGGYYDKSGVLRDMFQNHILQLLMITAMEAPVRYQADFIRDEKVKVLRAIRPLSGADFANCTIRGQYAGYREAKDVPPDSNVATFAALKLQVDNWRWNRVPFYLRSGKAMSCRTTQIVIQFKEPPQLLFGDGPRSNLDANKLVIQIQPAEGIQIHFLTKVPDAGMKLRMTDLNFSFSREYVGKSLPDAYQRLLLDALNGDASLFARSDEVELAWGIIDPILAAWQSPAAPPLEFYPPGQWGPDLSDQWMHEQKRSWFDVCPVLH; this comes from the coding sequence ATGCCGCACACGGTTGTGATCTTTGGTGCCTCTGGCGATCTAACTAGTCGCAAGCTCATCCCCGCGCTCTATCTCTTGCATCAAAAGGGACGACTGCCAAAAGAGACTCGCGTGGTCGGCGTGGCGCGCACTCCCTTCTCGCACGATGCCTGGCGCGCGGAACTCGAAACCAGCACCAAGAAGTTCACTGGCAAGGAATTCGACGCCACCGCCTGGCAAACGTTTGCCAGCACCATTTTCTATCAGCGGGGCGACATCGACGATGCAGCCAGCTTCACGGCGCTCAAGTCGTTCCTGGAGACCGACATCGAAAAAGGAGCGCCGGCCAGTCGTTTGTATTATCTGTCGACCAGCCCCACGCTGTACGAAGCGGCCATCGAGCAATTGGGGGCCGCTGGCATGGCGGAAGAATCCCAGGGGGTGCGGCGGATCATTATCGAAAAGCCTTTCGGCACCAATCTGGCTTCGGCAAAAGCGCTGAACATCGCCACGCACAAGGTTTTTAGCGAGAAGCAAGTCTATCGCATCGACCATTACCTGGGCAAAGAGACCGTCCAGAACCTGCTGGTGCTTCGCTTTGCCAATACGATTTTCGAGCCGATCTGGAATCGCAACTACATCGACCACGTGCAGATCACGGTGGCCGAAGAGGTCGAGGTGGGGAGTCGTGGCGGCTACTACGATAAGTCCGGCGTGCTTCGTGATATGTTTCAGAATCACATTCTGCAACTGCTGATGATTACCGCCATGGAAGCGCCGGTCCGTTATCAGGCCGACTTCATTCGCGATGAGAAAGTGAAAGTACTGCGGGCCATCCGTCCGCTGAGCGGAGCCGATTTCGCCAACTGCACGATCCGCGGCCAATATGCGGGCTATCGTGAAGCCAAAGACGTGCCGCCCGATAGCAACGTGGCCACCTTTGCCGCGCTAAAGTTGCAAGTCGACAATTGGCGCTGGAACCGAGTGCCGTTTTATCTGCGCTCGGGCAAAGCGATGAGCTGCCGGACAACGCAGATTGTGATTCAGTTCAAAGAGCCACCTCAACTCCTCTTCGGCGATGGCCCGCGCTCCAACCTCGATGCCAACAAGTTGGTGATTCAGATTCAACCGGCGGAAGGAATCCAGATTCACTTCCTAACCAAGGTTCCCGACGCTGGCATGAAGCTGCGAATGACCGATCTGAACTTCAGCTTCAGCCGCGAATACGTCGGCAAGTCCCTGCCCGACGCTTATCAGCGCCTGCTGCTCGACGCCCTCAATGGCGACGCCAGCCTCTTTGCCCGCAGCGACGAAGTGGAGCTTGCCTGGGGAATTATCGACCCTATCCTCGCGGCGTGGCAAAGCCCCGCAGCACCGCCGCTCGAGTTCTATCCGCCCGGCCAATGGGGACCGGATCTCAGCGACCAATGGATGCACGAGCAAAAACGCAGCTGGTTTGATGTCTGCCCGGTGCTGCACTAA
- a CDS encoding ligand-binding sensor domain-containing protein has product MPTTFARSLWLVVFLISGVWQTNFAQEATPWPPPLKGATKGTAVVEDKSFLDVPEKVAELAAQAGSAKFVMAKTPPRVEIALHEQLGTEAATRRLWSSWGDIGIAKDGNVYVAIGDHGNDVGGDARCFIYRWDPKVSQLTQIVDMNQVIPPKMGQPAWSKVHAKVDEGPDGMIYFSCTLNDGNRAKLPTHGFHDGLPGGQVYRWDPKTGKTSVFASLPPRRCTATSILDQERNLWWCNLESGEGNALWCLDMKTGKPVYQGEDKSVGFNRNFALGNDGTIYFNGELNGEDAPIMRLNLADKVIHKTNSVFKGSPGMRCTTRETKDHQIYGITYKNTQLFRYDTRKDELEMLGSDWLAGSYVAVCELSPDEKYMYYLPGAHGKAWLDGTPVIQYEIATRTQKVIAFLAPTLNKELEYVPGGTYGIKLSPDGSVLYVNFNGHPADRLRPAKMKPIGFGLTSFAAIHIPASER; this is encoded by the coding sequence ATGCCCACCACTTTCGCGCGCTCACTCTGGCTCGTCGTTTTTCTCATTAGCGGCGTATGGCAAACCAACTTCGCTCAAGAGGCCACACCTTGGCCGCCACCACTCAAAGGTGCAACGAAAGGGACCGCGGTCGTCGAAGACAAATCGTTTCTCGATGTACCTGAGAAGGTTGCCGAACTAGCGGCCCAAGCAGGCTCGGCCAAGTTCGTAATGGCGAAGACTCCTCCCCGCGTGGAGATCGCCTTGCACGAACAGCTGGGCACCGAAGCGGCCACGCGCCGCTTGTGGTCGTCTTGGGGTGATATTGGCATCGCTAAAGATGGCAACGTATATGTCGCGATTGGCGATCACGGCAACGATGTCGGCGGCGACGCGCGCTGCTTTATCTATCGCTGGGATCCGAAGGTTTCGCAGCTGACGCAGATCGTCGATATGAACCAGGTGATTCCGCCGAAGATGGGACAACCAGCCTGGTCGAAGGTCCATGCCAAAGTCGATGAAGGTCCGGACGGCATGATCTATTTCAGCTGCACGCTCAACGATGGCAATCGCGCCAAGCTGCCGACGCACGGCTTTCACGACGGACTTCCTGGCGGTCAGGTTTATCGTTGGGACCCCAAAACCGGCAAGACAAGTGTTTTTGCCAGTTTGCCGCCCCGCCGTTGCACAGCGACATCGATTCTCGATCAAGAACGAAATCTCTGGTGGTGCAATCTGGAATCCGGCGAAGGGAACGCACTCTGGTGCCTCGACATGAAGACCGGCAAGCCCGTCTATCAAGGCGAAGACAAGAGCGTTGGTTTCAATCGCAACTTCGCTCTCGGCAACGATGGCACGATTTACTTCAACGGTGAGTTGAACGGCGAAGATGCCCCGATCATGCGGTTGAATCTCGCCGACAAGGTGATCCACAAAACGAACAGTGTGTTCAAGGGCTCGCCGGGCATGCGCTGCACGACGCGCGAGACGAAGGATCATCAGATCTACGGCATCACCTACAAGAACACGCAGCTGTTCCGCTACGACACGCGCAAAGACGAACTCGAAATGCTCGGCAGCGATTGGCTGGCCGGCTCGTACGTTGCCGTGTGCGAACTCTCGCCCGACGAGAAGTACATGTACTACCTGCCCGGCGCTCACGGCAAAGCGTGGCTCGACGGCACACCCGTGATTCAGTACGAGATTGCCACTCGTACGCAAAAGGTCATCGCATTCTTGGCACCGACGCTCAACAAGGAACTGGAATATGTTCCTGGTGGCACCTACGGCATCAAGCTCAGCCCGGATGGGAGTGTGCTCTATGTCAACTTCAACGGGCACCCTGCCGATCGCCTGCGACCCGCCAAGATGAAGCCGATTGGCTTTGGTCTGACCTCGTTCGCAGCCATTCACATTCCAGCTTCGGAACGATAA
- a CDS encoding SDR family NAD(P)-dependent oxidoreductase, with product MQVKNSTFLVTGGASGLGQGTVRRLARAGANVVIADLNTAAGQAMVDELGADKVVFQSTDVTSAESAQAAVDLAVQRYGGLQGLVNCAGILGASRVLGKEGPHDLALFRRVIEVNLIGTFNMIRLAATAMAQGQPNEEGERGVIVCTASVAAEEGQIGQAAYSASKGGVASMTLPIARELGKHGIRIVSIAPGVFETAMMQAAPTNVRDSLAAQIPFPSRYGRPDEFAQLVQQIAENTYFNGTMIRLDGAIRMGAK from the coding sequence ATGCAAGTAAAAAATTCGACCTTTCTGGTGACCGGTGGCGCTTCGGGTTTAGGACAAGGAACGGTTCGCCGCTTGGCGCGGGCTGGTGCGAATGTCGTCATCGCCGATCTGAATACCGCAGCCGGTCAAGCGATGGTGGACGAACTAGGTGCGGACAAGGTCGTGTTTCAATCAACCGACGTCACATCTGCCGAGAGTGCCCAAGCGGCCGTCGATCTCGCCGTTCAGCGTTATGGCGGCTTGCAAGGGTTGGTAAATTGTGCGGGCATTCTGGGGGCCAGCCGCGTGCTGGGCAAAGAAGGGCCACACGATCTGGCCCTCTTTCGCCGCGTGATCGAAGTGAACCTGATTGGCACCTTCAATATGATTCGCCTCGCTGCCACTGCGATGGCCCAGGGCCAGCCCAACGAAGAAGGTGAGCGGGGCGTTATTGTTTGCACTGCATCGGTCGCCGCTGAAGAAGGACAGATCGGCCAGGCTGCTTACTCCGCGTCGAAAGGTGGCGTGGCCTCCATGACGCTGCCCATTGCTCGCGAACTGGGCAAGCACGGCATTCGCATCGTCTCCATCGCTCCCGGCGTGTTCGAAACCGCCATGATGCAAGCCGCCCCGACCAACGTACGCGATTCACTTGCCGCTCAGATTCCGTTTCCTTCGCGCTACGGCAGGCCTGATGAGTTCGCTCAGCTCGTGCAACAGATTGCCGAGAACACTTATTTCAATGGAACCATGATTCGGCTGGATGGTGCAATCAGGATGGGAGCGAAGTAG
- the folE gene encoding GTP cyclohydrolase I FolE, whose amino-acid sequence MTEQNFDANDDPCISGGSAAQLQGSAHGAVAGDPKPVDLPRIERAVREILAAVGENPDREGLLETPARVARMYAEMFAGLHLDPREHLRKFFTEEYDEVVLVKDISFCSMCEHHLLPFIGHAHLAYVPDGKVIGLSKLARVVEVVARRPQVQERMTEEIASLLVNDLGAKGVAVVVEASHSCMTIRGIRKPGSMCVTSSMKGLFRSNLSTRAEVMQLIYGGKR is encoded by the coding sequence ATGACCGAACAGAATTTTGACGCGAATGACGACCCGTGCATCAGCGGGGGGAGTGCAGCTCAATTGCAGGGCTCGGCTCATGGCGCGGTAGCCGGGGATCCCAAACCCGTGGACTTGCCGCGGATCGAACGAGCCGTGCGCGAAATTCTCGCTGCGGTGGGCGAAAACCCCGATCGCGAGGGACTGCTCGAAACCCCTGCGCGCGTGGCTCGCATGTACGCTGAAATGTTCGCCGGTCTGCACCTCGATCCGCGCGAGCACTTGCGCAAGTTCTTCACGGAAGAATACGACGAGGTCGTGCTGGTGAAGGACATCAGTTTTTGCAGCATGTGCGAACATCACTTGCTGCCGTTCATCGGCCACGCGCACTTGGCGTATGTCCCCGATGGCAAAGTCATCGGTCTGAGCAAATTGGCCCGCGTGGTCGAAGTGGTCGCGCGGCGGCCGCAAGTGCAGGAACGCATGACGGAAGAAATCGCCAGCCTGCTGGTGAACGACTTGGGTGCCAAGGGAGTGGCGGTCGTCGTGGAAGCTTCGCACAGCTGCATGACCATTCGCGGCATTCGCAAACCGGGCAGCATGTGCGTAACGTCATCGATGAAAGGGCTGTTCCGCTCCAACCTCTCGACCCGCGCCGAAGTGATGCAACTGATCTACGGCGGCAAACGGTAA
- a CDS encoding FAD-binding and (Fe-S)-binding domain-containing protein: MYSTDGSIYEVAPLGVVRPRSVNDVQAAVRYAADNVIPLHARGAGTGLAGESLGPGLVIDFSQGMRRIVSVAQDHVVVQPGVVLGQLNRYLAAFGKQFGPDPATGGVTTIGSVVALDASGSNWLRYGSARKHVRSLQVVLADGETFEAGRHPITDDPALDPNPRRREIVKRLAELLQREDAVIRANQSKAWVNRCGYHLSDVLSDGQLDLARLIAGSEGTLALITQLTLGIVPIPKHRGLCLMFFDRLEAAATAASEAQSLGVSACDLMDRRILSLARDLDPRYAQAIPREAEAMLMVEQLSDDAGQVLETLQQVAVRWQRRRRLAFGFHLVLAPDEYDLFRRLARRVSPTLFRVQGSERPVPFIEDVAVPPDVLPEFLVKLQNVLKNYQVTASFFAHAGHGQIHVRPFMDLSNPADIQKMPELATQLYEEVLAVGGTISGEHGCGLSRTWYVRRQTGLLYDVLREVKRIFDPENLLNPGKVVADVPQPLTKNLRLSAADIAIDERITSESQIAEAEAKKREPLDLHLVWRHLPQVESESCNGCGRCRTMSPEMRMCPIFRYAPAEEASPRAKANLMRAVLQGQLPTTSLAGEELKEIADLCVNCHQCRLECPAEVDIPKLMVEAKSQYVVANGLDTTDWLLARLDWVSRWAARFGPIANYALHTRWTRWVIEKLTGLAQGRKLPKLAATTFLRRADRNRLTRPARRTGGKILYFVDVYANWYDTQLAESLVAIMQHHGIAVYVPPGQLQSGMARISLGDVERARKLAARNVALLADAVRQGYQIVCTEPSAALALTHEYPNLLDDDDARLVAEHTTEACAYLWKLHQIGRLELDLRPINLTLGYHQPCHLRALDVGSPGESLLRLIPGLSVKRIERGCSGMAGTFGLRRDNYRASLRAGWGLISSLRDPLIDLGTTECSACKIQMEQGTTKPTIHPLKMLALAYGLMPEVESLLTARGEELLVT; this comes from the coding sequence ATGTACAGCACCGACGGCAGCATCTATGAAGTGGCTCCGCTAGGTGTCGTGCGGCCGCGCAGTGTGAACGATGTGCAAGCCGCCGTTCGTTACGCTGCCGATAACGTGATTCCCCTGCACGCGCGCGGGGCAGGTACTGGCCTGGCCGGCGAATCGCTTGGTCCGGGCCTGGTGATCGACTTCTCGCAGGGAATGCGTCGAATTGTTTCCGTGGCCCAGGATCATGTCGTCGTCCAGCCCGGCGTGGTCCTCGGACAGTTGAATCGCTACCTGGCCGCCTTTGGCAAACAGTTTGGTCCCGATCCGGCAACTGGCGGTGTAACAACCATCGGCAGCGTCGTAGCGCTCGATGCTTCGGGCAGCAATTGGCTCCGCTATGGTTCCGCCCGCAAGCACGTTCGCAGTTTGCAAGTTGTGCTGGCCGATGGCGAAACTTTCGAAGCGGGCCGTCATCCCATCACCGATGACCCCGCGCTTGATCCCAATCCCCGGCGGCGCGAAATTGTCAAACGGCTCGCCGAACTCCTTCAGCGGGAAGATGCCGTTATCCGCGCGAATCAATCGAAAGCGTGGGTGAATCGCTGCGGCTATCACTTGAGCGATGTCCTCAGTGACGGCCAGCTCGACTTGGCGCGACTCATTGCGGGCTCCGAAGGGACGCTCGCACTAATCACGCAGCTGACGCTCGGCATTGTGCCGATACCCAAGCATCGCGGTCTCTGCCTGATGTTCTTCGACCGTCTGGAAGCGGCCGCAACCGCGGCCAGCGAAGCACAGTCGCTGGGTGTGAGCGCTTGCGACCTGATGGATCGTCGAATTCTTTCACTGGCCCGCGATCTCGACCCGCGTTATGCGCAGGCGATTCCGCGCGAAGCCGAAGCAATGTTGATGGTGGAGCAATTGTCCGACGATGCCGGACAGGTTTTAGAAACGTTGCAGCAGGTGGCTGTCCGCTGGCAACGGCGTCGCCGGCTGGCGTTTGGCTTTCATCTGGTCTTGGCACCGGATGAATACGATCTGTTCCGTCGCCTCGCCCGGCGCGTCTCACCCACTCTCTTTCGCGTGCAAGGTTCCGAACGACCGGTGCCGTTCATCGAAGACGTCGCGGTTCCGCCCGATGTGCTCCCCGAGTTTCTCGTCAAACTGCAAAACGTCCTCAAGAACTACCAGGTCACCGCATCATTCTTCGCGCATGCGGGACATGGTCAGATTCACGTTCGCCCGTTTATGGATTTGTCGAATCCAGCCGACATTCAGAAAATGCCGGAGTTGGCGACGCAGCTGTACGAAGAAGTCCTGGCCGTCGGCGGCACAATCAGCGGCGAGCATGGCTGCGGGCTGAGTCGAACGTGGTACGTCCGTCGGCAAACGGGCCTGCTCTACGACGTGCTGCGCGAGGTGAAACGGATCTTCGATCCCGAGAACCTGCTAAACCCCGGCAAAGTCGTGGCCGATGTGCCGCAGCCGTTGACGAAGAACCTGCGCTTGTCAGCCGCGGATATCGCCATCGACGAACGGATCACTTCTGAATCGCAAATCGCCGAAGCGGAAGCCAAGAAGCGCGAGCCGCTTGATTTGCATCTCGTCTGGCGACATCTGCCGCAGGTGGAATCCGAAAGTTGCAACGGCTGCGGCCGCTGCCGGACCATGTCCCCCGAAATGCGCATGTGTCCGATTTTTCGCTATGCACCTGCCGAAGAAGCCTCGCCCCGCGCGAAGGCGAACCTCATGCGGGCCGTGTTGCAGGGGCAACTGCCGACGACCTCACTCGCCGGCGAAGAGCTGAAAGAAATCGCCGACCTTTGCGTTAACTGCCATCAGTGCCGGCTGGAGTGTCCCGCCGAAGTCGACATTCCCAAGCTAATGGTTGAGGCGAAGAGCCAGTACGTCGTCGCCAATGGACTCGATACCACCGACTGGCTGCTCGCGCGGCTCGATTGGGTTTCGCGCTGGGCCGCGCGGTTTGGCCCGATTGCGAACTACGCGCTGCATACGCGTTGGACTCGCTGGGTGATCGAAAAACTCACGGGCCTGGCCCAAGGACGAAAGTTGCCCAAGCTTGCGGCGACGACATTCCTCCGCCGGGCCGATCGGAATCGCCTGACTCGCCCAGCACGTCGCACCGGCGGCAAAATCCTGTACTTCGTCGACGTCTACGCAAATTGGTACGACACCCAACTTGCTGAATCCCTCGTCGCGATCATGCAACATCATGGCATTGCCGTGTATGTGCCGCCGGGACAACTCCAATCGGGCATGGCCCGCATTTCGCTCGGCGATGTGGAGCGCGCTCGCAAGTTAGCGGCGCGCAATGTCGCCTTACTTGCCGATGCGGTACGCCAGGGATATCAAATTGTTTGCACCGAACCCTCGGCAGCACTCGCGCTCACGCACGAATATCCCAACTTGCTCGACGATGACGATGCTCGCCTGGTCGCCGAGCACACGACTGAAGCCTGCGCTTACTTGTGGAAGCTGCATCAGATTGGCCGCTTGGAACTTGACCTTCGTCCCATCAATCTCACGCTCGGCTATCATCAACCTTGCCACTTGCGGGCCCTCGATGTAGGTTCACCCGGCGAAAGCTTGCTCCGGCTGATTCCGGGACTAAGTGTCAAGCGGATCGAACGCGGCTGCAGTGGCATGGCCGGCACCTTTGGTTTACGGCGCGATAACTACCGGGCCAGCTTGCGGGCGGGCTGGGGGCTGATTTCGTCTTTGCGCGATCCGCTCATTGATCTAGGGACGACCGAGTGCAGCGCGTGTAAAATTCAGATGGAGCAAGGGACGACGAAGCCGACCATTCATCCCCTCAAGATGTTGGCGCTTGCGTATGGCCTGATGCCCGAAGTCGAATCGCTGCTGACGGCCCGGGGTGAGGAGTTGTTGGTGACATGA
- the moaD gene encoding molybdopterin converting factor subunit 1 has protein sequence MIVWVKLFAAARQRAGTPATNFSLAEGATVRDLRAAIVQEYPTLADFLPHCRIAVDRDFAPDDHVLTETQEVGIIPPVSGG, from the coding sequence ATGATTGTCTGGGTCAAACTGTTTGCCGCTGCCCGGCAACGTGCTGGCACGCCAGCGACGAATTTTTCGTTAGCCGAAGGAGCCACCGTGCGCGACCTGCGGGCAGCCATTGTGCAAGAGTACCCGACTTTGGCCGATTTTTTGCCTCATTGCCGGATTGCTGTCGATCGGGACTTCGCGCCAGACGACCATGTACTGACGGAAACTCAGGAGGTCGGCATCATTCCGCCGGTAAGTGGAGGATGA
- a CDS encoding molybdenum cofactor biosynthesis protein MoaE, with translation MIQLVHEPIDTQAILAAAAHPHAGAVVLFLGVTRQLTAGRETESLDYECYPEMAICKLRELEEQARAKWPLLHCVVVHRLGHLEISEASIAIAVSSPHRRAAFEAGQWLIDTIKEVVPIWKQENWQDGSREWVHPGTGLPKAT, from the coding sequence ATGATCCAACTTGTTCACGAACCGATCGATACGCAGGCCATTCTGGCGGCAGCGGCACACCCGCATGCCGGTGCGGTCGTGCTGTTCTTGGGTGTGACCCGTCAACTGACGGCGGGGCGCGAGACGGAATCGCTCGACTACGAATGTTATCCCGAAATGGCGATTTGCAAGTTGAGAGAGTTAGAAGAACAGGCCCGTGCGAAATGGCCGCTGCTCCATTGCGTCGTCGTCCATCGGCTGGGGCATTTGGAAATCAGCGAGGCCAGCATTGCGATCGCCGTGAGTTCGCCGCATCGGCGCGCGGCGTTTGAAGCGGGGCAGTGGTTGATTGACACCATCAAAGAGGTGGTTCCCATTTGGAAGCAGGAGAACTGGCAGGATGGTTCCCGCGAATGGGTCCACCCTGGCACCGGTTTACCGAAAGCAACATGA
- the moaA gene encoding GTP 3',8-cyclase MoaA: protein MTEREPLYDALGRVHTSLRISVTDRCNIRCFYCMPEENVRFRPRHELLTFEEITRLARVMASLGVNKLRLTGGEPLVRAELPKLVAQLAAVPGIHEIALTTNGILLAEQAQALKDAGLTRVNISLDAMTEETFRRISRRDGLDRVIAGIHAAKHVGLAPIRLNTVAIKGITEPEIPALARFARDEQLELRFIEFMPLDADQQWNNDQVLTGEEIRRQLEAAIGPLEPADRPDLSQPAMDYQYADGNGRIGFINPVSQPFCGDCNRLRVTAEGQLRNCLFSTVEWDARALLRASATDDELAQLIRDCVRAKKPGHGIDSSEFIRPQRAMYQIGG from the coding sequence ATGACAGAGCGTGAGCCACTTTACGATGCGCTGGGACGCGTGCATACCAGCTTGCGAATCAGCGTGACCGACCGCTGCAACATTCGCTGCTTCTATTGCATGCCCGAGGAGAACGTGCGCTTTCGCCCTCGCCACGAGTTGCTCACCTTCGAAGAAATTACGCGGCTCGCGCGGGTCATGGCTTCGCTGGGCGTCAACAAGTTGCGACTCACCGGCGGTGAACCACTCGTGCGTGCTGAGTTGCCAAAGCTCGTCGCACAATTGGCAGCTGTGCCAGGCATCCACGAAATTGCCCTCACCACCAACGGCATTTTGCTGGCCGAGCAGGCTCAAGCACTGAAAGATGCCGGGCTGACACGGGTGAACATCAGTTTGGATGCGATGACCGAAGAGACTTTTCGCCGCATCAGCCGGCGAGACGGTCTCGACCGGGTAATCGCCGGCATTCATGCTGCCAAGCATGTTGGCCTGGCACCGATTCGGCTCAATACGGTTGCGATCAAGGGAATCACCGAGCCCGAGATTCCCGCGCTCGCCAGGTTCGCCCGCGACGAGCAGCTGGAACTGCGTTTTATTGAGTTCATGCCACTGGACGCCGATCAACAATGGAATAACGACCAGGTGCTGACGGGCGAGGAGATACGGCGGCAGTTGGAAGCAGCGATTGGACCTTTGGAACCAGCGGATCGCCCCGATCTGAGCCAGCCGGCGATGGACTATCAGTATGCCGACGGTAACGGGCGGATTGGCTTCATTAATCCGGTCTCGCAGCCATTCTGCGGCGACTGCAATCGTCTGCGCGTAACTGCCGAGGGCCAACTGCGGAATTGTCTATTCTCGACAGTCGAATGGGATGCTCGGGCGCTACTCCGCGCGAGTGCCACCGACGACGAACTGGCTCAATTGATTCGCGATTGTGTCCGCGCCAAGAAACCCGGCCACGGCATCGACTCCAGCGAGTTTATTCGCCCGCAGCGAGCCATGTATCAGATCGGCGGGTAG